The Littorina saxatilis isolate snail1 linkage group LG1, US_GU_Lsax_2.0, whole genome shotgun sequence nucleotide sequence aattttaactgtctgtatgttctggcatgtgagaagccacagtagataatatagggctaagaaataagctctaaaattctcaatcccgtttgacaggacttcgcctttcaaagttgATTGTGGtaaaccgccacgctgtctgtctctgtcgcgccgttcaccccaaattcccgtttctgagagtgactatttttagaatgtcactgcgctgtccagaacgcttcccttgcacccgtaagttgttcttactgtcaaagtgaaaaggtcgaatcaatttatagccacgcgaaaaatacactctcacctatctctatatatttatagatacagatatgcatatatatatacggcttctctgtgtgtgtgtgtgtgtgtgtgtgtgtgtaggcaaaaacctatgtattatagagttctgtttgtgatggggtctagcggcttttgtctgtctgtatgttctggcatttgagaagccacagcagataatatagggctaagaaataagctctaaaattctcaatcccgtttgacaggacttcgcctgcagaggtgattgtgatgaaccgccacgctgtctgtctctgtctcgcgattcaccccggcgaagccgggtattcctctagtatatagatatatatacaacgttaggacataacagacagacggacatataacataccgttcgtAATGCTATAGATGGACTTGGCATTGGCGCTGCTGAAGAAGATAACAGGATAGGAATTGGTTGTGTTTCTCTTCTCCCAGGGGCAGGGTGGATCTGCTTTATCACTGACCATAAGCCAGCCAGCATCGTTATCACAACCGCCATAGTTGTTGTTGATAAAGAAAGGTCTTCCGAACGCCTGATCCCTTAACACAatgtcacacacaaaaccacatgAGTGCACATGCATTTatgaccccccctccctccccccccccccatgtccTCACTCAGGCatacacgcacccacgcacgcacattagcaaacacacaaactcacgcacagatgctaacacacacacacacacacacacccaccacacacacacccacacaccacaccacaccacaccacaccacaccacacaccacacacactctctcacacacacacacacacacacacacacacacacacacacacacacacacacacacacacacacacgagcgttGAATACAAAGCCCGTGCAAAAGGGACACCACAGAACGTACTTGTTGTCCGGCGTGTTTACTTCGACCCAGAGGTCTTTtgagtggacagacagacaaaaatacccgtgtgacttggaataataggccgtgaaaagtaggatatgcgccgaaatggctgcgatctgcttgccgatgtgaatgcgtgatgtatattgtgtaaaaaatccatctcacacgacataaataaatccctgcgccttgaatatgtgcgcgatataaattgcataaaaaaatttttaaaaattaaaaaatccctgcgcttagaactgtacccacggaatacgcgcgatataagcctcatattgattgactagaggaatacccggcttcgccggggtgaatcgcgagacagagacagacagcgtggcggttcatcacaatcacctctgcaggcgaagtcctgtcaaacgggattgagaattttagagcttatttcttagccctatattatctgctgtggcttctcaaatgccagaacatacagacagacaaaagccgctagaccccatcacaaacagaactctataatacataggtttttgcctacacacacacacaaacacacacacacacagagaagccgtatatatatatgcatatctgtatctataaatatatagagataggtgagagtgtatttttcgcgtggctataaattgattcgaccttttcactttgacagtaagaacaacttacgggtgcaagggaagcgttctggacagcgcagtgacattctaaaaatagtcactctcagaaacgggaatttggggtgaacggcgcgacagagacagacagcgtggcggttcaccacaatcacctttgaaaggcgaagtcctgtcaaacgggattgagaattttagagcttatttcttagccctatattatctgctgtggcttctcacatgccagaacatgcagacagacaaaagccgctagaccccatcacaaacagaactctataatacataggtttttgcctacacacacacacaaacacacacacacacagagaagccgtatatatatatgcatatctgtatctataaatatatagagataggtgagagtgtatttttcgcgtggctataaattgattcgaccttttcactttgacagtaagaacaacttacgggtgcaagggaagcgttctggacagcgcagtgacattctaaaaataaatagtaacttacaactgaacgggaaagccacacgaaggaagggagataaacgccaaacactggagaagataaggaagagttacttataatggtgaaatgaacacaaaaacgaacatgagtttagcgctgcgcgctgagagcacgtgttgaaatatctcatcgatgatattgtgtccggggtgtagctgaatacggtgtccaaatttgaaaaagaaccaccgagaactttggcgttgtgatgtggtgtagcggctatggtgtgtcggtatgggggcccgggtaagctgaggtggaaccaaaatagctgaggtggaaccaaaatcggttccgcgcagcgcgctgagagcacgtgttgaaatatctcatcgaccaggttgtgtccagggtgtacctgaatatgatcaccaaatttgaaacagatccatcgagaaccttggccgcgcatcgcgcacagacacacagacacacagacacacagacacacacacacacagacactagtcgtatatatatatagattgattgatattaGATCTCCCAAGAAGTGAAATGCCACTGGCCAAGAAGACCTTATATTAATGCAAAATATTAATATTACTTATTAGTTCAGAAGTATCCAAGGCACACCCAGAATGTAAAGAAAATTAACCCTTCTTGACGCTCATTACGGCTATACGTAGTACGGGAAAAAAAGCAGATATATATCGCACGCTTGTCAAAGTAAATGAAGAATCAAAAGACAAGAATTGTAGATTACTAGAACGTTTCATTGATGACAAAACACGGCGTGTTTACTTCGACCCAGAGGTCTTTtgagtggacagacagacacaaatgtATGATACAGACAATGAAATTGTCTAAAAAGTTCAAAGAGACTACCTAGCAAAACGCTTGACAGCAAATTTGACGCTTGACAGAAAGCTATGCGCATCTTTATCTGTATCTAACATTTTGAGATCAATACATTATCTGCATCATAAATATTAGTCTGTTTGTCATTGCAAAGATCCATAAAGAAAGGCGTCATGAGAAACTGCAAGAACTGGCCAGCAATCACCAGCTTGTAAGCAAGCAAGATGGTAACACGGTCCATCATTCAGCAAACATGTGATGCAGTGGAACAGCCAATCAGAAACGAACATGTTCGATGTCAAAAAGGTTTCAGATAAAGGCAACACTGTATACATACCCTACAATAGAAAAGAAGTTTGGCGTGGCCTGGGTTGCAGACAGGTCGGTGTAAGAATTATTGATCAACCTGCTTTGGCTGAACCAGTTGTCGAAGTTCGAACTGTTGCCGTTGAACTCAAAGAAACGCTGTTCCACATTGTCCTTGTAAACGCCAACGCGAACCTACAAAATAACATGCAGACATGCAGTTACATATATCTTTCTGAAAATAAATTGAGGAAGCTTCAGCCACAGTTCCGGCAACTCGCTCCGGCATTTgagttgcttgttgttgtttttggtcagCATTGAGTGAAAGTCGAGTTTTCCTTTCATGATTTACATCATTCATTGTCAACGGTTCAAGGGTAGTGTTCTTTTATCTGTGTACAGAGCTTACCGAAAATAGGGAGTTTTGCCCACAGCAGCCTTCTTCTAAAACAACTCAAAAAAATAACGATCTAACTTTTAACTGTGTCTTAACTATGAAAAACAAGTTTGATATTCCAACCAATAACGTGTACTTAATCAACCGTTTGCCTCGCCGGTCAGTACTTTGACATAAACTCTTAAAAAGTCTCAGCCATTCCAGCCATTGCCCACAACATACCCTAGCAATGGGGAGTCTGTCCCACAGGTCAAGTATCCTGCTGCGGTAATGGCGGTCACACGAGAGGCGTCCGTCCGTCGTCTTGCAGCCTTCTGGAACGTTCtggaacaccaggcagtccgtGTCGTCACTGTTTCCGTCCGCCATGAACTTTTCATAAGCTGAAGACTGGATGCCAGGTGTGATGCGAAACGCCAGGAAGTAGCCGTTGTCCAGTTTGATTAAGTTGTCCGCGCATGATTGGCTGCACGTTTCtttaaaatacagaaatagaaaacagaacacaaatggAAGTAACTGTCGGTATTCTTAGTGTTAAATTGAGATTGGGTCACAAGAGCTTGTTTcgcagttaaaggcacagtacccctcccgtaaaccatcacagatactgtcaggcttttacacacagtacaaacgccctttcgtttaaacactaaccgcttgagaacatcctataGGTGCCCTATGTAAAGAACGAGcagttttcaaagaattaattttgcggattgtctgaacagacaatcggacggtgcgttttggcgctagacctgaCTTTTAAATTCTAAATAATAAACTGACAgctcagggccggatctggggggggggggggttcctgggttccggaccccccccccctcccccccctcccccccccctcccccccccctggccatccaaagTACCtctcagaaagaaaaaaaagtggactttttaagctcttcccccaactccctcagtttatttggtcttctaaaactatttcaaattatgaacaacatcaagtcGACAACGGCCTGCCCTCCCCGTTATAAGTCTATCATCATAGGCCACAAGTGTCAAGTCACACGCTTACACTATCACTAGTCTAGCATTAATAGTATCAGAGAACCGATTGCAACAAGATATCATCTGCGCTATCGGGGAACCGATGTTTTGGAAACTACTGCAGCTGGTCTGTACCTTGCCCATCACTACGTCAGAATGTTAGCGTTCTATCAGCCGTCTGAGGACACTCAAGACCTACTTGAGGTCCACCATGGGTGAGAGCAGACTGAATGGACTCGCACTGATGCGAATGCATCGACACATCCCAATTGACATTGGAGGGTTGTCGATGCCTTTGCAACCATGTACAGGACCCACATGCAACTTCATCCACATCACCTGCTGAATCAGTGATTGTGTGATGAATGGTGGAATGAACGACTCAAAAGGAAATACCTGGGTAAGtgattatacttttttttttaaactacaaTATTATTTTCCTCAATCCTTACCATGTAGCATTTCCATTGGTAAACAAGTGCACTAGGTAGAGGAATATCATTCACCATCCATTTGGCAGTTGCCTCACTGAAGTATGGTGTCATTGTTCACCATACATCTCTCATACCACTTCTCCTTTGTATTCCAGATGTTGTAATCATTGCTTGTTAGCTTGAATTTAAGTATTCAAAGTAAAGAGTCCTGTCAGACTTATTTACTAGGCATATATATGTCTTTGGGATTATTCCACTAAACCACTATGGTAAATGAATATAtgaagtattttgttactgttgaaaatgtgtaattttgattcccagttgcaaggaaagaccaaaaaatgacctcacaaatgcaaacttttctcggcttctgggaggctttgccccccagaccccccagcggggcgttgcccctgcaccccgccgGGGCCTGGGCGGCTCCtcgacccctgccttcagttggaaccccccccccccccccccatcaaacgaacttggtccggccctgcagcttgttacacaaacattcttaaatcataaaagaattcttttttcatcaagacaagatcagtacaattcgaagttgtgaaagtttgaaaaaagaaaagcccggaagcagggtcacacaaaaatcaaacacatCTTTGTCCGCATGAAATGGTACTCCTTTTTAAACGCTTACCCTGGTTTTCCAGGATTGCAGTCACCAGCTTGTCAAGGATTTCCCGAACCTGTGTCGCGTTGGCGTGGAGGCCAGGCGGAATGATGACCAAGAGCACAGCCAAGAACGACAGTCCGCGCCACATCATACTTttgaaatctgaaaaaaaagatTACACATTGTGTAAGGGGCCGGGCCAAGAAAGGGCAGCGCGACATCATGATTCCTTATGAATACAGAAATAACG carries:
- the LOC138963426 gene encoding uncharacterized protein translates to MMWRGLSFLAVLLVIIPPGLHANATQVREILDKLVTAILENQETCSQSCADNLIKLDNGYFLAFRITPGIQSSAYEKFMADGNSDDTDCLVFQNVPEGCKTTDGRLSCDRHYRSRILDLWDRLPIARVRVGVYKDNVEQRFFEFNGNSSNFDNWFSQSRLINNSYTDLSATQATPNFFSIVGDQAFGRPFFINNNYGGCDNDAGWLMVSDKADPPCPWEKRNTTNSYPVIFFSSANAKSIYSITNAIADTLVISVKLGNTQ